The following coding sequences are from one Acidobacteriota bacterium window:
- a CDS encoding NAD(P)-binding domain-containing protein, which translates to MIDLVIIGAGPAGISAAFEAKKAGLDYVVIEKGLIGNTIYNYPVGLTVFSTVNELEFGEGDLKPAREKPTREELLSYYVRFVLDNELEVRSEETVLEVQPGENHPADEASAPLLCKEGSFLVVTDKGEYLARNVLFAIGAMDHPRRLNVPGEDLPKVRDLFRETYPWVKKKALVVGGGNSAGEAALFLAQEGAETTLAIFRDDWENTDPKQGCIKYWVRQPLEEELKQHCLSLFFLGKVNEIRENEVELESESGERVVLENDVVFVLIGSDADLTMLRSLGVEIETGKYGDVPVYDPKTNETNVPGIYVAGHFTNKRHIKAAIEAPRKIIPAIAEKLRVSQQASGS; encoded by the coding sequence ATGATTGATCTGGTTATCATCGGTGCGGGACCGGCGGGGATCTCGGCGGCGTTTGAGGCTAAGAAGGCGGGGCTTGATTATGTCGTGATCGAAAAGGGCCTGATCGGCAATACGATCTACAACTACCCGGTCGGGCTGACGGTTTTTTCGACGGTGAATGAGCTTGAGTTCGGTGAGGGCGATCTGAAGCCCGCGAGGGAGAAGCCGACGCGGGAAGAGTTGCTCTCGTATTACGTGCGGTTTGTTTTGGATAATGAACTGGAGGTTCGGTCGGAGGAGACTGTTCTCGAAGTGCAACCAGGAGAGAACCACCCCGCCGACGAAGCGTCGGCACCCCTCCTTTGTAAGGAGGGGAGCTTTCTCGTCGTGACGGATAAGGGCGAGTACCTGGCTCGGAATGTGCTTTTTGCGATCGGGGCGATGGACCATCCGCGGCGGTTGAACGTGCCGGGTGAGGATCTGCCGAAGGTCCGCGATCTTTTTCGCGAGACTTATCCGTGGGTAAAGAAGAAAGCGTTGGTCGTCGGCGGGGGAAATTCGGCGGGCGAGGCGGCACTTTTTCTTGCACAGGAAGGTGCGGAGACGACGCTCGCCATCTTTCGCGACGACTGGGAAAACACCGACCCAAAGCAGGGCTGCATAAAATATTGGGTCAGGCAGCCGCTTGAAGAAGAGCTAAAACAGCATTGCCTCAGCCTCTTTTTTCTGGGCAAGGTTAATGAGATCCGCGAAAACGAGGTCGAGCTCGAAAGCGAATCCGGCGAACGTGTCGTGCTGGAGAACGATGTCGTCTTCGTGCTAATCGGGTCGGATGCGGACCTGACGATGCTCCGGTCGCTCGGCGTTGAGATCGAAACGGGAAAATACGGCGATGTCCCTGTCTATGACCCAAAGACCAACGAAACGAATGTCCCGGGGATCTACGTCGCCGGGCATTTCACCAATAAGCGGCACATCAAAGCCGCGATCGAAGCACCGCGAAAGATCATACCGGCGATCGCGGAAAAGCTTCGCGTAAGTCAGCAGGCGTCCGGTTCGTAA
- a CDS encoding C40 family peptidase, which yields MKFNSLVRIALSVLCLGVFASATVVAQDRPRVVKPVSSRPINQPPAQPQTQPVVTRSTSQRPALTSDINVVPAEPLVKKTGESSPVKAMNKAAARRTVYGGSASSLILQGINSRLGIPYRYGSQGPYTYDCSGFVWAVFRDSGIEFERTSARSLWAMSTPVTGDERYVFGTLVFLNKLGHIGIVADENGFYHASRSKGITYSPFKGYWEKRIDGFRRLDLPVADTLAK from the coding sequence TTGAAGTTTAATTCATTGGTTCGTATAGCGTTGTCCGTTTTATGTTTGGGTGTTTTTGCGTCTGCTACGGTTGTAGCTCAAGACCGCCCAAGGGTGGTAAAGCCGGTCTCGAGCCGGCCGATCAATCAGCCGCCCGCCCAACCGCAAACCCAGCCAGTAGTCACCCGCTCAACCTCACAACGCCCCGCACTTACCAGTGATATAAATGTCGTCCCCGCAGAGCCGCTTGTAAAAAAGACCGGCGAATCTAGCCCGGTCAAAGCAATGAACAAGGCCGCCGCCCGTCGGACGGTTTATGGCGGTTCCGCTTCGAGCCTAATTCTTCAGGGTATCAACAGCCGTCTTGGCATCCCCTATCGCTACGGCTCACAGGGCCCTTACACCTATGATTGCTCCGGATTCGTCTGGGCCGTCTTCCGCGACTCGGGCATCGAATTCGAAAGGACGAGTGCTCGTTCGCTTTGGGCGATGTCAACACCGGTGACCGGCGACGAGCGATACGTTTTCGGCACTCTCGTATTCCTGAACAAACTCGGCCACATCGGCATCGTCGCCGATGAGAACGGTTTCTACCACGCCTCGCGCAGTAAGGGCATTACGTACTCGCCTTTCAAAGGATATTGGGAAAAACGAATTGACGGTTTCCGCAGGCTGGATCTGCCGGTCGCCGATACTCTGGCCAAATAG
- a CDS encoding CSLREA domain-containing protein: protein MRSIKTGLSAFLLLTFLSVAAFAATFTVTKVEDTNDGTCDADCSLREAIAAANAASGDDIIQFSSLFDSQQTITLSGTELILEANGSITIGGPGADLLTISGNNASRILVTGPNVVATIDGITFTAGNGVGALNNGRGGAIYNAGGTLTITNSVITNNNGANGGGLNNASSGSPAVPGTLIISNSVISNNTATGSGGAMQNFSTSTVTITNTTISGNVSNGTTGGGGGQYNGRVNFTNVTFANNSAPSGSGGGFQSNGSLGTIITNVTVVNNSSLNNGGGIHRATTNANFFIRNSIVAGNNGTAASPDVTNSTGGIQSEGNNIIGNVGTSTGWVASDLLNTAPVLGPLADNGGFGQTFLPQAGSPAIDAGQNCVRDLTCSANNPPAAVTEDQRGISRLTNGNVDIGAVEVAAAVPVSVGGRVFSSAGVALPLALVSVTDGNETRYFITNSFGYYSFEGLTAGTEYTISVSSKAASYTPQVVTPANDISDLDFLPAMMLKAVGK from the coding sequence ATGAGATCTATCAAGACCGGTTTATCCGCTTTTCTTTTGCTCACTTTCCTGAGCGTCGCGGCCTTTGCAGCCACCTTTACCGTAACCAAGGTCGAAGACACGAACGACGGCACCTGTGACGCGGACTGCTCGCTCCGGGAGGCGATAGCAGCCGCCAACGCCGCAAGCGGCGATGACATTATTCAATTCTCTAGCCTTTTCGATTCTCAGCAGACGATAACGCTTTCGGGAACTGAACTAATACTCGAGGCCAACGGCTCAATTACAATTGGCGGCCCGGGCGCTGATCTTTTGACCATCAGCGGTAACAATGCGAGCCGCATACTCGTTACCGGACCAAATGTTGTAGCAACAATTGATGGGATCACGTTTACCGCCGGGAACGGCGTCGGAGCCCTCAACAACGGTCGGGGCGGAGCGATCTACAATGCGGGCGGCACCCTAACGATCACGAACTCCGTGATCACGAATAATAATGGAGCAAATGGCGGCGGACTGAATAATGCCTCCTCAGGAAGCCCGGCCGTTCCCGGAACGCTCATCATCTCAAACAGTGTCATCTCGAACAACACGGCAACGGGTTCCGGCGGCGCAATGCAGAATTTCTCAACGAGCACGGTGACGATCACCAACACGACGATATCGGGTAACGTCAGCAATGGAACGACGGGCGGTGGAGGCGGCCAATACAACGGTCGAGTTAACTTCACGAACGTCACTTTTGCGAACAATAGCGCCCCTTCCGGTTCCGGCGGCGGATTTCAATCGAACGGATCGCTGGGTACGATCATCACCAATGTGACAGTGGTCAACAACTCCTCGCTGAACAACGGCGGCGGCATTCATCGCGCTACGACAAACGCAAACTTCTTCATTCGCAACTCCATCGTCGCTGGAAACAACGGCACAGCGGCCTCGCCCGATGTAACGAACTCGACCGGAGGCATCCAGTCCGAAGGAAACAATATTATCGGCAACGTCGGCACGAGCACCGGCTGGGTGGCTTCGGATCTTTTGAACACCGCACCCGTGCTTGGCCCGCTCGCCGATAACGGCGGCTTCGGACAGACCTTCCTCCCGCAGGCGGGCTCACCTGCGATCGACGCCGGGCAAAACTGCGTCCGCGACCTGACGTGTTCCGCCAACAATCCGCCGGCGGCCGTCACCGAGGATCAGCGCGGAATCTCGCGTTTGACGAACGGCAATGTCGATATCGGAGCGGTCGAAGTTGCCGCCGCTGTTCCGGTCAGCGTTGGTGGACGGGTATTTTCGAGTGCGGGTGTTGCACTCCCGCTTGCACTTGTCTCGGTCACGGACGGCAATGAGACCCGGTACTTCATCACCAATAGCTTCGGGTATTACAGCTTTGAAGGGTTGACGGCCGGAACCGAGTACACGATCTCTGTCAGCAGCAAGGCCGCGTCGTACACTCCGCAGGTTGTCACTCCCGCGAACGACATATCGGACCTTGATTTCCTGCCGGCTATGATGCTGAAGGCGGTCGGAAAATAA
- a CDS encoding response regulator transcription factor, with translation MKILLVEDEKGLILTLTDRLTAEGYEVVSAADGEAGFRSATSDNFDLIILDIMLPKKNGYDVCRDLRRRGVETPVLMLTAKGETIDKVLGLKLGADDYLTKPFEVAELLARIEALMRRSRNVKDPINGAAAFGNVTIDLARAEVRRSGEPVELSAMEFKLLRFLVENRGVVHSRDELLDHVWGYDAMPSTRTVDVHIAWLRQKLEENPKRPAHIQTVHGMGYKFCE, from the coding sequence ATGAAGATCCTGCTTGTCGAAGATGAAAAGGGGCTGATCCTGACGTTGACCGACCGGTTAACGGCCGAAGGCTATGAGGTCGTCTCGGCCGCCGATGGCGAGGCCGGGTTCCGCTCGGCTACTTCGGACAACTTCGACCTGATCATCCTCGACATAATGCTCCCGAAAAAGAACGGCTATGACGTTTGCCGCGACCTTCGCCGCCGCGGGGTCGAAACGCCCGTGCTGATGCTGACGGCAAAGGGCGAAACGATCGACAAGGTGCTCGGGCTCAAGCTCGGAGCTGACGATTACCTGACAAAGCCTTTTGAGGTCGCAGAACTGCTGGCCCGGATCGAGGCCTTGATGCGGCGGTCGCGTAACGTAAAGGACCCGATAAACGGTGCCGCGGCGTTTGGCAATGTGACCATCGATCTAGCTCGTGCCGAGGTCCGGCGGAGCGGCGAACCGGTCGAGCTTTCGGCGATGGAGTTCAAGCTCTTGCGATTTTTGGTCGAGAACCGAGGCGTGGTCCATTCTCGGGACGAACTGCTTGACCACGTTTGGGGCTACGACGCGATGCCCTCGACGCGGACGGTCGATGTTCACATTGCCTGGCTTCGGCAAAAGCTCGAGGAAAATCCGAAACGGCCTGCACATATACAGACCGTTCACGGGATGGGATATAAGTTTTGCGAATGA
- the recQ gene encoding DNA helicase RecQ encodes MTIAQAQEILKTRFGYDDFRMHQQPAIEAVLERRDCLLLMPTGGGKSVCYQIPAMLFDGLTLVISPLIALMKDQVDALRSYGINAGYLNSMQTAAEQVEVFRTVRSGELKLLYVAPERLLQSGDRFLDFLSSINVSLFAIDEAHCISSWGHDFRPEYQRLSVLKLEFPGVPLIALTATADDLVREDILRHLSIPDANVFVSSFNRPNIKYTVEPKRDSFYRLLEFLQTRKDESGIVYCLSRASVERVAEDLRAEGYAALPYHAGLERSVREHNQNAFLNDEAKIVVATIAFGMGIDKSNVRFVVHMDLPKNIESYYQETGRAGRDGLPSDALLFYSIADVLKLKGFAEVEGDAKQSEVMLRKLDQMAEFGELRTCRRRFLLAYFSEAFEGDCGNCDNCNTEFETFDGTVIAQKALSAAVRTGQVFGAGYLVDLLRGSKSQKMRLEHMNLKTYGVGADISKDDWFSYFKDLTEQGFLLKSSGQYPTLSVTDAGMEVLAGSRKVDLHKLTHVDLRRTASDAMDFEKDLFEELRRVRMRLADGEGVPPYVIFSDATLIEMAAFLPQDMSEMQKLSGIGAFKLDKYCPAFLDVINSYSEKNGLGSKISERRGPVRSAAKAKRKPTEGDTFSTTFNMFREGKSIAEIAKGRGLAVSTIENHLCRFIADGRVKVEEIVEPAKIEVIRQALIKLKVENQISPVKEHLGEDYSYGEIRAVMEDLIKEV; translated from the coding sequence ATGACCATTGCCCAAGCTCAAGAGATACTGAAGACCCGTTTCGGTTACGACGACTTTCGGATGCATCAGCAACCGGCGATCGAGGCCGTGCTCGAGCGGCGCGATTGCTTGCTCCTGATGCCGACGGGCGGCGGCAAGTCGGTTTGTTATCAGATACCGGCGATGCTCTTTGACGGGCTTACGCTCGTCATCTCTCCGCTGATCGCATTGATGAAAGACCAGGTCGATGCCTTGCGGAGCTATGGCATCAATGCCGGGTATTTGAACTCGATGCAGACAGCCGCCGAGCAGGTCGAGGTCTTTCGAACGGTTCGGTCCGGCGAATTGAAACTGCTCTATGTCGCTCCGGAACGGTTGCTACAAAGCGGCGACCGGTTTCTCGATTTTCTTTCCTCAATAAATGTCTCGCTCTTCGCGATCGACGAGGCACATTGCATCTCAAGCTGGGGCCACGATTTTCGACCGGAGTATCAGCGGCTCTCGGTGCTGAAACTCGAGTTTCCCGGCGTGCCGTTGATCGCTCTGACGGCGACCGCCGATGACCTTGTTCGGGAGGACATTCTTCGCCATCTCTCGATACCTGATGCCAATGTGTTTGTCTCGAGCTTTAACCGGCCGAACATCAAATACACGGTCGAGCCGAAGCGGGATTCGTTTTACCGGCTGCTGGAATTTCTGCAGACGCGAAAGGACGAGAGCGGCATCGTGTATTGCCTGAGCCGTGCGTCGGTCGAACGGGTAGCCGAGGACCTTCGTGCCGAAGGCTACGCCGCATTGCCGTATCACGCGGGGCTCGAACGGAGCGTCCGCGAGCACAACCAAAATGCTTTTCTGAATGACGAAGCAAAGATCGTCGTCGCGACTATCGCGTTCGGGATGGGTATCGACAAATCGAACGTTCGGTTCGTTGTCCACATGGACCTGCCGAAAAATATTGAGAGCTACTATCAGGAAACCGGCCGAGCCGGGCGAGACGGGCTTCCGAGCGATGCGCTGCTGTTTTATTCGATCGCGGACGTGCTGAAACTGAAGGGATTCGCGGAGGTCGAAGGCGACGCGAAGCAGAGCGAAGTGATGCTCAGAAAACTCGACCAGATGGCCGAGTTTGGCGAGTTGCGGACGTGCCGGCGGCGGTTTCTTTTAGCGTATTTTTCCGAGGCGTTCGAAGGCGACTGCGGGAACTGCGATAACTGCAATACCGAGTTTGAAACGTTTGACGGGACCGTCATTGCACAGAAAGCATTGAGCGCCGCTGTAAGGACCGGTCAGGTCTTCGGAGCGGGTTATTTGGTTGATCTGCTACGCGGGTCGAAGTCGCAAAAGATGCGGCTCGAACATATGAACCTCAAGACCTACGGAGTCGGTGCCGACATTTCGAAAGACGATTGGTTTTCGTATTTCAAGGACCTGACGGAGCAGGGATTCCTGCTTAAGTCTTCGGGGCAATATCCGACGCTCTCGGTCACCGACGCGGGCATGGAGGTATTGGCCGGCTCGCGAAAGGTTGACCTGCACAAACTGACGCACGTCGATCTTCGCCGAACGGCGAGCGACGCGATGGATTTTGAGAAAGACCTTTTCGAGGAACTCCGCCGCGTTCGGATGCGGCTCGCAGACGGCGAAGGCGTTCCGCCTTATGTTATTTTCTCCGACGCAACGCTGATCGAGATGGCGGCATTTCTTCCGCAGGACATGAGCGAGATGCAAAAGCTCTCGGGGATCGGCGCATTTAAGCTTGATAAATACTGCCCGGCGTTTCTCGATGTGATCAACAGCTACTCTGAAAAGAACGGGCTCGGGTCAAAGATCAGCGAGCGACGAGGGCCTGTTCGCTCTGCGGCGAAGGCGAAGCGAAAGCCGACGGAGGGCGACACCTTTTCGACAACTTTCAATATGTTTCGCGAGGGGAAATCGATCGCCGAAATCGCAAAGGGCCGCGGCCTTGCCGTGAGCACGATCGAAAATCATTTGTGCCGATTCATTGCCGATGGGAGGGTCAAGGTCGAAGAGATCGTCGAGCCCGCGAAGATCGAGGTGATACGGCAGGCACTCATTAAACTTAAGGTCGAGAATCAGATCTCGCCGGTCAAAGAACACCTGGGTGAAGATTATAGCTACGGCGAGATCAGGGCAGTGATGGAAGACCTTATAAAGGAAGTGTAA
- a CDS encoding HAMP domain-containing histidine kinase, giving the protein MKRSWLPYLILTAVIAVLTLFFGLQYRWMREASEAERERMQRRVAADTKAFADDFNREIQSVYFNLQLNAEVLKSGDLAEFNDRYDFWRGKTAYPELLRDIVYLPPAADESPQRYDRSAGSFAPFEADSGFGTIKDRIASGAPRPVPVLDDLDALIMPIVSGERHFQRIVVDRVPRVAVTGKTIEVPEQPLNNEGHIVIRLNRKVMTERMLPELAAKHFSSGEYRLSVAGKGGSIVYGENGGEPDGSAGLYDLRPNTMIFFANREMDLPSRSAAPANVIVDQRIESTTVTNSPSPARERDNTFTFEMRSTDGVRQRSAVIATPADEQPWTLKVTHASGSIGDYIRSEERKNLAIGAGIYSLLVGSILAITISANRARTFAQKQVDFVSSVSHEFRTPLAVIYSAGENLADGIARSDDQVARYGELIKGEGRKLTGMVEQILEFAGARSGKRRYNFVPADAGEIVREVVNECRGAIEGSPAEIEIDIAGNLPKINADSAALSLAIQNLVNNAVKYSSGTPRLEIRGTNGNGRVSIAVKDHGIGIAEKDVKKIFEPFFRSREVVDSQISGNGLGLSLVKEIVAAHGGSVEVESVPGKGSTFTISLPAEARKQ; this is encoded by the coding sequence ATGAAACGAAGCTGGCTGCCATATCTGATCTTGACCGCGGTGATCGCCGTGCTGACGCTCTTTTTCGGGCTGCAGTATCGCTGGATGCGCGAGGCGAGCGAGGCCGAACGCGAGCGGATGCAGCGGCGTGTCGCGGCGGACACGAAGGCCTTTGCTGATGATTTCAACCGTGAGATACAGTCCGTCTATTTCAACCTTCAGCTAAACGCCGAAGTTCTCAAGAGCGGAGACCTGGCGGAGTTCAATGACAGGTATGACTTTTGGCGAGGGAAAACGGCCTATCCGGAGTTGCTCCGCGACATTGTCTATCTTCCACCGGCCGCCGATGAAAGTCCGCAGCGATATGACCGTTCGGCCGGGAGTTTCGCTCCGTTTGAGGCTGATTCCGGGTTCGGTACGATAAAGGATCGTATCGCGTCCGGAGCCCCGCGGCCAGTGCCGGTTCTTGATGACCTCGATGCGTTGATAATGCCGATCGTTTCGGGCGAGCGGCATTTTCAGCGGATCGTGGTCGATCGCGTGCCGCGTGTTGCCGTTACCGGCAAAACGATCGAGGTTCCCGAGCAGCCGTTGAATAATGAAGGGCATATCGTTATTCGGCTGAACCGCAAAGTGATGACCGAGCGGATGCTTCCGGAGCTTGCGGCAAAACATTTCTCCTCGGGCGAATATAGGCTTTCGGTCGCGGGCAAAGGCGGGTCTATCGTGTACGGAGAGAATGGCGGCGAGCCGGACGGTTCGGCGGGGCTCTACGACCTGCGGCCGAACACGATGATCTTTTTCGCCAATCGTGAGATGGATCTTCCAAGCCGGTCCGCGGCACCTGCAAACGTCATCGTCGATCAGCGGATCGAGAGCACAACCGTGACGAACTCGCCCTCGCCGGCACGCGAACGCGACAACACATTTACATTCGAGATGCGAAGTACTGATGGCGTGCGGCAGCGGAGTGCGGTGATCGCAACGCCGGCGGACGAACAGCCCTGGACGCTGAAGGTCACGCATGCATCCGGCTCGATCGGCGATTACATCCGCAGCGAGGAGCGAAAGAATCTTGCGATCGGTGCCGGCATCTATTCACTGCTCGTAGGGAGCATTCTTGCCATTACGATCTCGGCAAATCGGGCACGGACCTTCGCACAGAAGCAGGTCGATTTTGTCTCGAGCGTTTCGCATGAGTTCCGGACGCCGCTTGCCGTGATCTATTCCGCGGGAGAGAACCTTGCCGACGGAATTGCACGAAGCGACGACCAGGTTGCACGGTACGGCGAGCTGATAAAAGGCGAGGGCCGAAAGCTAACCGGAATGGTCGAACAGATACTTGAATTCGCCGGAGCCCGTTCTGGCAAGCGGCGGTACAATTTTGTGCCGGCCGATGCCGGCGAGATCGTCAGAGAGGTGGTGAACGAATGCCGCGGAGCGATCGAGGGATCGCCTGCTGAGATAGAAATAGACATCGCAGGGAACCTGCCGAAAATCAACGCGGATAGTGCCGCTTTGAGCCTTGCGATCCAGAACCTTGTCAACAATGCGGTCAAGTATTCGAGCGGGACTCCGCGGCTTGAGATCCGTGGGACGAATGGCAATGGACGAGTGAGCATCGCGGTCAAGGATCACGGCATTGGCATCGCAGAAAAGGACGTCAAAAAGATATTCGAGCCTTTTTTTCGATCGCGTGAGGTTGTCGATTCACAGATTAGCGGGAACGGGCTCGGGCTTTCGCTCGTAAAGGAGATTGTGGCGGCACACGGCGGTTCGGTCGAGGTCGAGAGCGTGCCTGGAAAGGGCAGCACGTTCACCATCTCACTACCGGCCGAGGCCCGGAAGCAATGA
- a CDS encoding uracil-DNA glycosylase yields the protein MGLSKRKLFASLCREAAACRICPELADKTAVLSELNGTLGPRVMFIAEAPGRQGADRTRRPFYGDKSGENFQRLLDSIGLTREEIFITNAVMCSPRTATDANRKPMRAEIKNCSVFLRRTVELIDPPVIATLGGVALDAIKAIEPHGLKLAAEAGRPVDWFGRVLVPLYHPSPQVIAAQRGLGLQLEHFGRLGELI from the coding sequence ATGGGATTGTCCAAGCGAAAACTCTTTGCATCGCTTTGCCGTGAGGCGGCGGCGTGTCGCATCTGCCCGGAGCTTGCGGATAAGACGGCGGTGCTGAGCGAATTGAACGGCACGCTCGGGCCGCGGGTAATGTTCATTGCCGAGGCTCCCGGTCGGCAAGGAGCCGACCGGACCCGGCGGCCTTTCTACGGCGACAAATCGGGCGAGAACTTTCAGAGGCTGCTCGATTCGATCGGGCTGACGCGGGAAGAAATATTTATCACCAATGCCGTTATGTGCAGTCCGCGGACCGCGACGGACGCAAACCGAAAGCCGATGCGGGCCGAGATCAAGAACTGCTCGGTATTTCTGCGGCGGACGGTCGAGTTGATCGATCCGCCAGTCATCGCAACGCTTGGCGGTGTCGCACTTGATGCGATAAAGGCAATCGAGCCGCACGGCCTAAAGCTTGCGGCCGAAGCCGGAAGGCCCGTTGATTGGTTTGGCCGCGTGCTTGTTCCGCTTTATCACCCGAGCCCGCAGGTCATTGCCGCCCAACGCGGGTTAGGTCTGCAGCTTGAGCATTTCGGACGGCTCGGCGAACTTATATAA
- a CDS encoding iron-sulfur cluster assembly accessory protein — protein MSAVAAPNIDLGVTEAASVEIKKFLAGEDDLPETAGLRVRVVPGGCSGFQYSLNIEEESKAGDFILDKFGIKLFVDMFSAQYLNGVVVDYTSNMMGSGFTFENPNATGGCGCGTSFSA, from the coding sequence ATGTCAGCAGTAGCAGCACCAAATATTGACTTAGGCGTAACTGAAGCAGCTTCGGTCGAAATCAAAAAGTTTTTGGCCGGCGAAGACGACCTGCCGGAAACGGCCGGGCTTCGCGTACGCGTTGTACCGGGCGGATGCTCCGGATTTCAATACAGTCTGAATATTGAAGAAGAATCGAAGGCCGGCGATTTCATCCTCGACAAGTTTGGCATCAAGCTTTTTGTCGATATGTTCTCGGCCCAGTATTTGAATGGCGTCGTGGTCGACTACACATCGAACATGATGGGCTCGGGCTTCACCTTTGAGAACCCGAACGCCACTGGCGGCTGCGGCTGCGGAACGTCGTTCTCTGCCTAA
- a CDS encoding Mrp/NBP35 family ATP-binding protein, translating to MSQITEQQVLDSLKQIIDPDLRKDIVTLGFVRDVAIEGGDVSFRVVLTTPACPVKEQMETDAHTIVSGLEGVTSVKVTMDAEVPQGRGIANNVAIPGVKNIIAISSGKGGVGKSTVAVNLAVALAQNGAKVGIMDADVYGPNVPMMLGTGYDQPEVVGGQLKPIEAYGVKMISMAVLVPPDKPMILRGPMLHGVVRQFLTDVNWGELDYLIVDMPPGTGDVQLSLAQLVPVQGAVLVTTPQEVSLSDVRRAVKMFEQVAVPVLGVIENMSYFIAPDTGTKYEIFGKGGGEKIAGEYGLNFLGQIPIGLEVREGGDTGRPVVASAPDSPQAAAIRKVAEEVARYVSIEAMKPELKIFSRSNA from the coding sequence ATGAGTCAAATTACCGAACAGCAAGTTTTGGATTCGCTAAAGCAGATCATCGACCCCGATCTCAGAAAAGACATCGTAACGCTCGGCTTTGTCCGCGATGTTGCCATCGAAGGCGGAGACGTCTCGTTCCGTGTCGTGCTGACTACGCCGGCCTGCCCGGTCAAAGAGCAGATGGAAACCGATGCACACACGATCGTCTCGGGGCTTGAGGGCGTAACCTCCGTTAAGGTAACGATGGATGCCGAAGTTCCGCAGGGCCGCGGCATTGCAAACAACGTCGCAATTCCCGGCGTCAAGAACATCATTGCCATCTCGTCCGGCAAGGGCGGCGTCGGCAAATCGACCGTGGCCGTCAACCTTGCCGTCGCTCTCGCACAGAACGGCGCAAAGGTCGGCATCATGGACGCCGACGTTTACGGGCCGAATGTTCCGATGATGCTCGGCACCGGTTACGACCAACCCGAGGTCGTCGGCGGCCAGCTTAAGCCTATCGAGGCATATGGCGTAAAGATGATCTCGATGGCGGTGCTTGTTCCGCCTGATAAACCGATGATCCTCCGCGGCCCGATGCTCCACGGTGTTGTGCGGCAGTTTCTGACGGACGTGAATTGGGGCGAGCTCGATTACCTGATCGTCGATATGCCGCCGGGCACGGGCGATGTTCAGTTAAGTCTGGCTCAGTTAGTTCCAGTCCAAGGTGCTGTTCTCGTCACGACACCGCAGGAGGTCTCGCTGTCCGACGTCCGCCGTGCGGTCAAGATGTTTGAGCAGGTCGCCGTTCCGGTTCTCGGCGTTATCGAAAATATGTCGTACTTCATTGCTCCGGATACGGGCACGAAATACGAGATCTTCGGCAAGGGCGGCGGCGAAAAGATCGCCGGCGAATACGGGCTCAATTTCCTGGGGCAGATCCCGATCGGGCTCGAAGTCCGCGAGGGCGGCGATACCGGCCGGCCGGTCGTTGCCTCGGCACCCGATTCGCCGCAAGCCGCCGCCATCCGAAAGGTCGCCGAAGAGGTCGCCCGCTACGTCTCGATCGAAGCAATGAAGCCCGAACTCAAGATCTTTTCACGCAGTAACGCATGA